The window TATTCAACGTCCTTTGATTACCCTGCAAGAACAATCCGGCAATTTCATCGACCGCGGGTTGACCGCGGTGGCGCTGAACCGCACCAAGAAGTGGCAGTTCACACCCAAAGTGAGCGTCGGTCAAAAGGTTGTGGCCGGAGATATCCTGGGCACAGTCCCGGAGACGAGCACCATCGAACACAAAGTGCTCGTACCTCCCGGAAAATCAGGTACGATTGCCGACATCGTCGGGAAGGGTGAATACACCGTCGAAGAGACGATTGCGACGCTGGATGACGGCACAAAGCTGACGATGATGCACTACTGGCCGGTGAAGCGTCCGCGCCCCGTGTTCAAGAAGGAACCGTGCGACCGCCCGTTCCTGACCGGTCAACGCGTGCTTGACACGCTGTTCCCGATCGCACTGGGCGGTTCGGCGATTGTGCCGGGCGGGTTCGGAACGGGTAAGACCGTTGTGGAACAGACGCTCTCCAAGTACTGCAACGCCGACATCATCATCTACGTGGGTTGCGGCGAGCGCGGTAACGAGATGGCCGACGTGCTCGACGAATTCCCGCACTTGAAGGATCCGAAAACGGGCGACTCGCTGATGAATCGCACCGTGCTGGTCGTGAATACGTCGAACATGCCCGTGGCCGCGCGCGACGCGTCGGTCTACACAGGAATCACGCTGGCCGAATACTACCGCGACCAGGGCTATGACGTGGCCCTCATGGCCGACAGTACCTCGCGCTGGGCCGAGGCGTTGCGCGAAATCTCGTCGCGTCTTGAAGAAATGCCCGGCGAAGAAGGGTATCCGACGTACCTCGCGGCGCGTATTTCCGAGTTCTACGAACGCACCGGCCGCGTGACGTGCCTGAGCTCCGATTCGGGTGGGGATCACCCGCGGCACGGTTCGCTGACGATCGTGGGCGCGGTGTCGCCTCCCGGCGGTGACATGTCGGAACCTGTGACGCAAACGTCGCAGCGCGTGGCTGGCGCCCTCTGGTCGCTGGACGCGTCGTTGGCCTACCGCCGTCACTATCCGTCGGTGAACTGGAATCGAAGCTATACGCTGTATTTCAAAGAACTCGATCCGTGGTTCGAGGCCAATGCGCCGAAGAACTGGATGAAACTGCGCCAAGGGATTCAGACGCTGTTGCAGCGCGACGGCGAATTGCAGGAAGTGGTGCAGTTGGTTGGACCGGACGCGCTTCAGGATCAGGAACGCCTGATTCTGGAAGTGGCGCGTATGATCCGCGAAGTGTTCCTGCAGCAAAACGCGTTCTCGGACGACGATGCGCATTGCTCACTTGAGAAGGCCGGCGCGCTGATGGAAGCGTTGATCGAATTTGCGGAAGCCGCCAAGCACGTCATAGAACAGGGCGTGACGCTGAATCGCGTGTTGGAACTGCCGTCGCGCGAAGCTATCGCGCGGTTGCGCGAAGAGCCCAATGCCAAAGTAATGGCGCGCCAGAAAGTCGTATTGGAAGAGATGAGGCACGCCCTCGCCGATC of the Candidatus Hydrogenedentota bacterium genome contains:
- a CDS encoding V-type ATP synthase subunit A, translated to MPATEQKQVGSLTRISGPMVSASGMLGVAMGEILRVGKMGLMGEVIRIDKDTIFAQVFEDTQGMYLGEPVVPTGRPLSVELGPGLLGSTFDGIQRPLITLQEQSGNFIDRGLTAVALNRTKKWQFTPKVSVGQKVVAGDILGTVPETSTIEHKVLVPPGKSGTIADIVGKGEYTVEETIATLDDGTKLTMMHYWPVKRPRPVFKKEPCDRPFLTGQRVLDTLFPIALGGSAIVPGGFGTGKTVVEQTLSKYCNADIIIYVGCGERGNEMADVLDEFPHLKDPKTGDSLMNRTVLVVNTSNMPVAARDASVYTGITLAEYYRDQGYDVALMADSTSRWAEALREISSRLEEMPGEEGYPTYLAARISEFYERTGRVTCLSSDSGGDHPRHGSLTIVGAVSPPGGDMSEPVTQTSQRVAGALWSLDASLAYRRHYPSVNWNRSYTLYFKELDPWFEANAPKNWMKLRQGIQTLLQRDGELQEVVQLVGPDALQDQERLILEVARMIREVFLQQNAFSDDDAHCSLEKAGALMEALIEFAEAAKHVIEQGVTLNRVLELPSREAIARLREEPNAKVMARQKVVLEEMRHALADLTSRKG